The Pygocentrus nattereri isolate fPygNat1 chromosome 2, fPygNat1.pri, whole genome shotgun sequence genome has a window encoding:
- the shisal2a gene encoding protein shisa-like-2A yields MSSVCSGYYTPEKAFVRGFTCPKPGGDQRAAFCCGFNDIKYCCEDPNSFFPYEYGYMWWLSVGALVGLSIAAVVLLAFLITVCVLCYLFIATKPSRLDSGLPLSAPETEPSPEPSHAAGPQGFRRHFPNSKLDCANQPAEPERLFQRCFVATVSRVNDEGPS; encoded by the exons ATGAGCTCGGTGTGCTCGGGTTACTACACCCCGGAGAAAGCGTTCGTCCGCGGCTTCACCTGCCCCAAACCGGGCGGCGACCAGCGGGCGGCGTTCTGCTGCGGATTTAACGACATTAAATACTGCTGCGAAGACCCGAACAGCTTTTTCCCCTACGAATATGGGTACATGTGGTGGCTGAG tgttggAGCTCTGGTAGGTCTCTCTATCGCTGCTGTTGTCCTGCTGGCGTTCCTCATCACTGTCTGTGTCCTCTGCTACCTCTTCATCGCCACTAAACCGAGCCGCCTGGACAGCGGACTGCCCCTCAGCGCCCCCG AGACAGAGCCGAGTCCCGAGCCCAGCCATGCCGCCGGCCCTCAGGGTTTCCGCAGACACTTCCCAAACAGCAAACTGGACTGCGCCAACCAACCGGCCGAGCCTGAGCGCCTCTTTCAGCGCTGCTTCGTGGCCACTGTCAGCAGGGTGAACGATGAAGGCCCTTCGTAG
- the LOC108430696 gene encoding uncharacterized protein LOC108430696 isoform X1 translates to MGDVGSSAWLVLGLCFWVVITACECAPSPHIEDSSNPQKHVGDTEKMSESSLGRLQRKLLMDDDGSSNINPAGNASNSKISYNTSSSPWPVLVGLLLSVLSVALVIALVVKFRIVQRFFGGYNEALLPEGDTASQFSQPGTLTANFPAHSMRDRQEYGGSQDEDDDGFIEDNYIVAGAKERAEREVVHEEVTDEESDDELDIHFSID, encoded by the exons ATGGGCGATGTAGGCAGCAGTGCCTGGCTGGTTCTGGGCCTGTGTTTTTGGGTGGTTATCACTGCATGTGAATGTGCACCTTCCCCGCACATAGAAGACTCATCGAACCCCCAGAAGCATGTAGGAGATACTG AAAAAATGAGTGAGAGCAGTCTGGGAAGATTACAGAGGAAACTGCTGATGGACGATGATGGATCTTCGAACATCAATCCAGCTGGAAACG CCTCCAATTCCAAGATATCATACAACACCAGCTCCAGTCCATGGCCAGTACTGGTTGGCCTGCTGCTCTCCGTGCTGTCTGTGGCTTTGGTGATCGCGCTGGTCGTCAAGTTCCGGATCGTCCAGCGTTTCTTCGGCGGCTACAACGAAGCTCTTCTGCCAGAGGGTGACACGGCCAGCCAGTTCAGCCAACCCGGGACCCTCACGGCCAACTTCCCCGCCCACAGCATGAGGGACAGGCAGGAGTATGGGGGTAGCCAGGACGAAGACGACGACGGCTTCATCGAGGACAACTACATTGTTGCTGGAGCCAAggagagggcagagagagaggtggtgcaCGAGGAGGTCACGGACGAGGAGAGCGACGATGAACTGGACATCCATTTCTCAATTGATTAA
- the LOC108430696 gene encoding type III endosome membrane protein TEMP-like isoform X2, with protein sequence MSESSLGRLQRKLLMDDDGSSNINPAGNASNSKISYNTSSSPWPVLVGLLLSVLSVALVIALVVKFRIVQRFFGGYNEALLPEGDTASQFSQPGTLTANFPAHSMRDRQEYGGSQDEDDDGFIEDNYIVAGAKERAEREVVHEEVTDEESDDELDIHFSID encoded by the exons ATGAGTGAGAGCAGTCTGGGAAGATTACAGAGGAAACTGCTGATGGACGATGATGGATCTTCGAACATCAATCCAGCTGGAAACG CCTCCAATTCCAAGATATCATACAACACCAGCTCCAGTCCATGGCCAGTACTGGTTGGCCTGCTGCTCTCCGTGCTGTCTGTGGCTTTGGTGATCGCGCTGGTCGTCAAGTTCCGGATCGTCCAGCGTTTCTTCGGCGGCTACAACGAAGCTCTTCTGCCAGAGGGTGACACGGCCAGCCAGTTCAGCCAACCCGGGACCCTCACGGCCAACTTCCCCGCCCACAGCATGAGGGACAGGCAGGAGTATGGGGGTAGCCAGGACGAAGACGACGACGGCTTCATCGAGGACAACTACATTGTTGCTGGAGCCAAggagagggcagagagagaggtggtgcaCGAGGAGGTCACGGACGAGGAGAGCGACGATGAACTGGACATCCATTTCTCAATTGATTAA
- the tmem125b gene encoding transmembrane protein 125 — MPELEQLPRPHLAPALHHWRRDVEDQVELWWFGDPCISVLCYCTSVTVVLGLGLAGVLLLSTAGSATGPSALWRLAVGSTLCLLALGVLLKQLLSSAVQDMGCIRSRRRILQLRSGGSLDPLLLLATGLALMVCGAALLLALSRSDTLLSGTVLLASGGAVVLGVVAYGTVMYVKEWRRRRTRRRRRGRRVRVYAVTAQRNQPWRDSASSQASLI; from the coding sequence ATGcctgagctggagcagctgcCCCGACCCCACCTTGCGCCCGCCCTGCACCACTGGAGACGTGACGTGGAGGACCAGGTGGAGCTGTGGTGGTTTGGTGACCCCTGCATCTCCGTGCTCTGTTACTGCACCTCAGTGACGGTGGTGCTGGGCCTGGGCCTGGCAGGCGTGTTATTGCTGTCCACGGCCGGCTCGGCTACTGGCCCCTCTGCGCTGTGGCGCCTGGCTGTGGGATCCACACTCTGCCTCTTGGCGCTGGGTGTCCTGCTCAAGCAGCTGCTCAGCTCAGCCGTGCAGGACATGGGCTGCATCCGGAGCCGGAGGAGGATCCTGCAGCTCCGCAGCGGGGGCTCTCTGGACCCTCTGCTCCTGCTGGCCACCGGCCTGGCCTTGATGGTCTGCGGCGCCGCGCTGCTGCTGGCCCTGAGTCGCTCGGACACGCTGCTCTCTGGGACGGTCCTCCTGGCTAGCGGGGGCGCCGTGGTCCTGGGTGTGGTGGCATATGGAACAGTGATGTATGTGAAGGaatggaggagaaggaggacgagaaggaggagaagaggaaggaggGTGAGAGTTTACGCAGTGACAGCGCAGAGGAATCAGCCATGGAGAGACTCGGCCTCCAGTCAAGCAAGTCTGATATGA